The Chanos chanos chromosome 3, fChaCha1.1, whole genome shotgun sequence genome segment tcagtcacacagagaaaagcaatgtAAACCTCAATAACTATAAAGCCATTCTGAATGCATTTCACTTCCGAAGGGAGGGGCCTGCTCCAGGTCGACACTGCTCCCCATCTACAGAGCATGAGTGACCGCGCAACCATTTGAGGAACGTGAAAATGACCTAAACGATACGCCATGGATTTCCCAACACAAACTGCACACATATTAATAATTCTACAAGGACATACAGCATTTTTCGCCACCAACACATCACCAGACGAGAATGTTTCTGGTGGAAGAATGGTGTCACATCCCTCAAGAGTTAAAGACACATATTAAATCAATGGCACGGGATGAAGTTGTTCTGGTGGCTCACAGCTCCTTTCAGACCCTTTATGTCAGTTCTGCCCATATGCTGGCAATTATCTATTAATGCAATTATCTATTTGACTCACTTCTACCAAAATCTAGAGTGTGCAAACAATACACTGAGAAACAGGATGGGAAAAAGTTGGGGAGAATGCAAGAGTGTTTAATAGTCAGTggttctgtgttttcatttgaactgaagCCTTTCAGTTTTGCCATTAGCAGCCAAAACAATtagagcagaggaagagtgcGGTGAACGGTGGAGGCAGAAACAAACCTTGGTTAACGCGCACAGTTTACCCAACATTCAATTTCAACTATTAATGTGCTGGAACAGATAGGTTCATTTAGCTGTGTTTCTCTTGCCAATAACAGTCGAGGAGCTATAGGACTCTGCAAGGCAAAGCTCCGTTTTTCTCTGCTTTACGGGACTCACGGAGCCATATGCATCATTAATATTCTACGTCAGACAGCCAGCAATAGCACAGCTGCTTATTTGGATAATCTCCTATTTAAAACACTTGTAATGAAAGGAGAAGGTAGAAAGTGGTGTTCTAGCGCTGGTCTGGTGACTTCATTTGCTCTAAGTGAACTGgattaaataatattttaagaTCAACATTAATAAAATGTACCGGTCTGGACAAGCCACTAAGGAAATGTCAGATGAATCTAAAAATACGAGGTCAGGCGTTTAGATTCCCAGCTAAAGGTCATTCAAATTATTGAAAGGTATAAGCCTACGTGACATTTTATTTAACTTATAAGCACACTCTAGAATATTTAAAAAGCCttttctcaaaaagaaaaaaaaaagaaaaagaaaatccagaCCAAAAACACTCGACAATGAAATGGATTAGGTGATAAATGTGTCGACTTCCacacatatttaacattttttttccctcgctGTGAACTGCCCCTCAACTCAAGACTTTTCCCCAACTGAATTTCCGCTCTGCTTCACCGGCAcctctttcatttcatacaCATGGGTTAAggcacaagaaaagaaacaactaaTAATAATGCTATAATTACCTCACcataaacattataaaaaaagtaaaatcctTAAATATGCTTGGATGAGGGCTTTCGTAATGAATGTCATTGGCAAATGATCTCTCCAGAGATCAATGAAGATCTCAATAAAGTCTCAATAAACCCCTGGCGAAAACTCCTTCTCCAAGAGAGAGCGTGTTCATGAATATGGAAGTGGAGTGTAAATATTTTGGCAGATGCAACCGCAGTGAGTATGGAGAGAGATAGTGTTTACATACTGCTGTGTAAGATCCTCAAACGTATGACTTCAATATCACTATAATGATAGTCCCAGTACACAACCTAACCCCCatgcacgaaaaaaaaaaaaagaaaataagaaaacacaaTAAGGTTGTTCTTTTCATACGTAAAAGGATTTCAGATGCAGGAGGAAATTGAATTTGGACCGttaagagaggcagagagccagagaatattaaagtgcaagcTTTGACAGAGCCCAGAACCCAAAAGCccacaaagacacagaacagagagggagaaaaaaaaagaggaagatacCTGGGATCTTACCGAGCAGGGAGTTGGAGTCCTTGCTGAAGGCAGCGGCTACAGAGGGGTCCACAGCAGGCTGACCGTCCCCGGCAGGGAGCTCTGGTCTGGTGTAGTCCCGACTCTTATCGTTGTTATACTTCACATTCAGGTTGACAAGCTTTGAGTAGTCTATGCGTAGAGTACAGCAGGCGTTGTATATGTTCTGACCATCCAGGGCCTgcgaggaggaaaaaagaaaaaaaagagagagagagagagagagagagagagaaatgagatgaaCAAACAGTGAAGATCTTGAATAGTTACATCTCTAAATCTTGGGCATATTTGCCAATGTAGCACAGTGTGTGTTGGGCACCCACCACTTTGGCTTGTTGCGCATTCACCGGGTCATTATACTGCAGTAAGGCCTGAAACTGAttgttttttgtgaatgtgatgATCTTCATGACTGTGCCAAATTTGGAAAAGATCTAGAAAGGAGAGCAGGAACACAGAAATCAATGGACCATCATATGTACCTCACTATAAAGatctaaaaaacatttttttttttaaagtataaaAGCAAAAGACTAAAAGCAAAAATCGTTCTGTCACAAACAGAAACTACATTTTACTAGGAGACGGTtaactttctttttcacttctaTTAAATGCAGTAATATAGCATTTTCGAGGCGGGGGGACTCACTTGCTGCAGCACGTCCAGAGTGACGGGGTAGAACATGTTGTCGATGATTATCCGGAGCACTGGGCTGGGGGCTGGTGTAAGTGCACTCTCACTGGCTGTGGAGCCTGATGTAGGAGTCCCACCGGACTGCACAGCTGACACGGCCTGGAGAACAGCCTGCGCCCGCTAGTCCCCGGGAAAAAACATCAGACGCGCTAACTTTTCAACCATGTTCTGGACATCGTCAGACTCATCAGCAGTGAAAACTGCCCTGTGTCTACGCAATTAGCTTAGGTCATCATTCAGAACTCGCTGTTTACAGTTAGATCTTATTTAAGCGTGTTATGCTGGGAATGTTTCTGACCTGGTTTCCTGCATTGTCTGTTTTGAGCTCCTTGTGATTGGAGTACTGGATGTAGATGGGCACGTTGCGAACGTGAGGCGTGACAGCTGTGTAGTAGTTTACCATCGTCATGGCCGCTTCCTCTGTCCCCAGCTCCAAGAAAGCCTGCGCATACCCCAGCCACATTCAGTCACACTGGAAACACTTTAAGCCTTACACACATGATATTACACAAAAAAACCGacacataaacaaaccaaaaataataAACGTTAAAAACTGACCGCTGTCATTTCATTCCGACGTGGAAAATACCACACGAAACGAagagcagcagcaacagcacgAGGACTAAGTTATAGTGTCATTATAATGTATATAACACTCCATAGAGCTTCAAGCAAAACAAACCGCTGGCCCAGAGTGCTGGACTCACCTGGTTTTTTCCTTTCAGCGTGAGGATATTTGTGACCTTTCCGAAAGGCAGGCCCAGGGCGAtaatctctgtttctgtgacCTCGTTGGGAAGCTTTCTGATGTGGAGGACGCGGGAAGGTGGAGCATCCATTCTGTCCTCCACTCTTAACTTTTTGCTGTCACTTCCATTAGATGTGCCATCTAACGAGCAAATTCAAAGTAATTCAACACTGACTAACggcaaaatgcatttttaacaaATAGCTCGTCGTCTAAATAACCTCCCGGGGGAACAGAATTTGTTTCAGGCAAGCAATGACTTTTCAGGATGTTAGGAACGTGTTCCTAGTTCATGATATTCTACATCAGTCAAaatgcagtttctctctctctctctctctctcatatgcataAAATCAACCTTCACTTTTAGATCA includes the following:
- the ptbp2a gene encoding polypyrimidine tract-binding protein 2 isoform X6; amino-acid sequence: MDGDVAVGVKRGSDELLSGSLYNNGTSNGSDSKKLRVEDRMDAPPSRVLHIRKLPNEVTETEIIALGLPFGKVTNILTLKGKNQAFLELGTEEAAMTMVNYYTAVTPHVRNVPIYIQYSNHKELKTDNAGNQRAQAVLQAVSAVQSGGTPTSGSTASESALTPAPSPVLRIIIDNMFYPVTLDVLQQIFSKFGTVMKIITFTKNNQFQALLQYNDPVNAQQAKVALDGQNIYNACCTLRIDYSKLVNLNVKYNNDKSRDYTRPELPAGDGQPAVDPSVAAAFSKDSNSLLGKIPDGVLKKRVLCFGGEEDDCVMPVAGALSPLSAAAAAAAAAGRVALSGHSGASGVLLASNLNEEMVTPQSLFTLFGVYGDVQRVKILYNKKDSALIQMADANQAQLAMSHLNGQKMYGKIIRVTMSKHQTVQLPREGLDDQGLTKDFTNSPLHRFKKPGSKNFQNIFPPSATLHLSNIPPDITEEDLRVLFSNSGGTVKAFKFFQDHKMALLQMTTVEEAIQALIDLHNYNMGDNHHLRVSFSKSTI
- the ptbp2a gene encoding polypyrimidine tract-binding protein 2 isoform X2 → MDGIASDVAVGVKRGSDELLSGSLYNSPNSGMSSISDGTSNGSDSKKLRVEDRMDAPPSRVLHIRKLPNEVTETEIIALGLPFGKVTNILTLKGKNQAFLELGTEEAAMTMVNYYTAVTPHVRNVPIYIQYSNHKELKTDNAGNQRAQAVLQAVSAVQSGGTPTSGSTASESALTPAPSPVLRIIIDNMFYPVTLDVLQQIFSKFGTVMKIITFTKNNQFQALLQYNDPVNAQQAKVALDGQNIYNACCTLRIDYSKLVNLNVKYNNDKSRDYTRPELPAGDGQPAVDPSVAAAFSKDSNSLLGKIPGALSPLSAAAAAAAAAGRVALSGHSGASGVLLASNLNEEMVTPQSLFTLFGVYGDVQRVKILYNKKDSALIQMADANQAQLAMSHLNGQKMYGKIIRVTMSKHQTVQLPREGLDDQGLTKDFTNSPLHRFKKPGSKNFQNIFPPSATLHLSNIPPDITEEDLRVLFSNSGGTVKAFKFFQDHKMALLQMTTVEEAIQALIDLHNYNMGDNHHLRVSFSKSTI
- the ptbp2a gene encoding polypyrimidine tract-binding protein 2 isoform X5, whose amino-acid sequence is MDGIASDVAVGVKRGSDELLSGSLYNSPNSGMSSINGTSNGSDSKKLRVEDRMDAPPSRVLHIRKLPNEVTETEIIALGLPFGKVTNILTLKGKNQAFLELGTEEAAMTMVNYYTAVTPHVRNVPIYIQYSNHKELKTDNAGNQRAQAVLQAVSAVQSGGTPTSGSTASESALTPAPSPVLRIIIDNMFYPVTLDVLQQIFSKFGTVMKIITFTKNNQFQALLQYNDPVNAQQAKVALDGQNIYNACCTLRIDYSKLVNLNVKYNNDKSRDYTRPELPAGDGQPAVDPSVAAAFSKDSNSLLGKIPGALSPLSAAAAAAAAAGRVALSGHSGASGVLLASNLNEEMVTPQSLFTLFGVYGDVQRVKILYNKKDSALIQMADANQAQLAMSHLNGQKMYGKIIRVTMSKHQTVQLPREGLDDQGLTKDFTNSPLHRFKKPGSKNFQNIFPPSATLHLSNIPPDITEEDLRVLFSNSGGTVKAFKFFQDHKMALLQMTTVEEAIQALIDLHNYNMGDNHHLRVSFSKSTI
- the ptbp2a gene encoding polypyrimidine tract-binding protein 2 isoform X4; amino-acid sequence: MDGIASDVAVGVKRGSDELLSGSLYNSPNSGMSSISDGTSNGSDSKKLRVEDRMDAPPSRVLHIRKLPNEVTETEIIALGLPFGKVTNILTLKGKNQAFLELGTEEAAMTMVNYYTAVTPHVRNVPIYIQYSNHKELKTDNAGNQRAQAVLQAVSAVQSGGTPTSGSTASESALTPAPSPVLRIIIDNMFYPVTLDVLQQIFSKFGTVMKIITFTKNNQFQALLQYNDPVNAQQAKVALDGQNIYNACCTLRIDYSKLVNLNVKYNNDKSRDYTRPELPAGDGQPAVDPSVAAAFSKDSNSLLGALSPLSAAAAAAAAAGRVALSGHSGASGVLLASNLNEEMVTPQSLFTLFGVYGDVQRVKILYNKKDSALIQMADANQAQLAMSHLNGQKMYGKIIRVTMSKHQTVQLPREGLDDQGLTKDFTNSPLHRFKKPGSKNFQNIFPPSATLHLSNIPPDITEEDLRVLFSNSGGTVKAFKFFQDHKMALLQMTTVEEAIQALIDLHNYNMGDNHHLRVSFSKSTI
- the ptbp2a gene encoding polypyrimidine tract-binding protein 2 isoform X7; this translates as MDGIASDVAVGVKRGSDELLSGSLYNSPNSGMSNGTSNGSDSKKLRVEDRMDAPPSRVLHIRKLPNEVTETEIIALGLPFGKVTNILTLKGKNQAFLELGTEEAAMTMVNYYTAVTPHVRNVPIYIQYSNHKELKTDNAGNQRAQAVLQAVSAVQSGGTPTSGSTASESALTPAPSPVLRIIIDNMFYPVTLDVLQQIFSKFGTVMKIITFTKNNQFQALLQYNDPVNAQQAKVALDGQNIYNACCTLRIDYSKLVNLNVKYNNDKSRDYTRPELPAGDGQPAVDPSVAAAFSKDSNSLLGALSPLSAAAAAAAAAGRVALSGHSGASGVLLASNLNEEMVTPQSLFTLFGVYGDVQRVKILYNKKDSALIQMADANQAQLAMSHLNGQKMYGKIIRVTMSKHQTVQLPREGLDDQGLTKDFTNSPLHRFKKPGSKNFQNIFPPSATLHLSNIPPDITEEDLRVLFSNSGGTVKAFKFFQDHKMALLQMTTVEEAIQALIDLHNYNMGDNHHLRVSFSKSTI